A window of Patagioenas fasciata isolate bPatFas1 chromosome 5, bPatFas1.hap1, whole genome shotgun sequence contains these coding sequences:
- the RAG2 gene encoding V(D)J recombination-activating protein 2 isoform X3 yields MGAAGPGAGTSPQRRLKCSDIDHRMAQSADEMSLQKGWPKRSCPTGVFLLDIKQNELKLKPAFFSKDSCYLPPLRYPALCTLRSNAEPDEYQYIIHGGKTPNNDLSDKLYVMSLVSKNSKKTTFQCIEKDLGGDVPEARYGHTINVVHSRGKSISVIFGGRSYTPLVQRTTEKWNSVVDCLPSVFLIDFEFGCCTSYILPELQDGFAFHVSLARNDTVYILGGHSLQNNTRLPSLYKLKVDLPLGSPAVTCTILPGGISVSSAIVTQTSDAEFVLVGGYQSDNQKRLVCNTIVLEDNKIEIVERVNPDWTPDIKHCRMWFGCDMGKGCVLLGIPGANKQFISDANYFYILRCKGAEKDKEEELTAQICSQTSTEDPGDSTPFEDSEEFCFSAEANNFDVDDTDTYNEDDEEDESETGYWITCSASCNIDINTWVPFYSTELNKPAMILCSSRAGHWVHAQCMDLSESMLLHLSESNVKYFCNEHVDLNKGLQTPKKVVHLKKQPMKPLRRKSMMKLTTPVKKSFLRRLFE; encoded by the exons ATGGGAGCTGCCGGGCCCGGAGCCGGGACGTCGCCCCAGCGCAGACTCAAATGTTCAG ATATTGACCACAGGATGGCCCAGTCAGCAGATGAAATGTCATTGCAG AAAGGATGGCCAAAGAGATCCTGTCCCACTGGTGTTTTCCTCCTTGATATAAAACAGAATGAGCTCAAACTGAAACCTGCCTTCTTCTCTAAAGATTCCTGTTACCTCCCCCCTTTGCGCTATCCTGCTCTTTGCACACTCAGAAGCAATGCAGAGCCTGATGAGTACCAGTATATCATTCACGGTGGGAAAACACCTAACAATGACCTTTCTGATAAGCTTTATGTTATGAGTCTGGTAAGCAAAAATAGCAAGAAAACCACGTTCCAATGCATTGAGAAAGACctgggtggagatgtccctgaaGCTAGATATGGACATACAATTAATGTAGTTCATAGCCGGGGAAAAAGCATAAGCGTTATATTTGGAGGGAGATCATATACTCCTCTGGTACAAAGAACCACTGAAAAATGGAACAGTGTAGTTGACTGTTTGCCATCTGTGTTTCTCATTGATTTTGAGTTTGGATGCTGTACATCATACATACTTCCAGAGCTTCAAGACGGATTTGCTTTCCACGTTTCACTTGCCAGAAATGATACAGTCTACATTTTGGGAGGCCATTCACTTCAAAATAACACGAGATTGCCTAGCTTGTACAAGCTAAAAGTTGATCTCCCACTGGGCAGCCCAGCTGTTACCTGCACCATCTTGCCAGGGGGGATATCTGTGTCAAGTGCTATAGTGACTCAAACCAGTGATGCTGAATTTGTCCTTGTTGGCGGGTACCAGTCTGACAACCAGAAACGGTTGGTGTGTAACACCATAGTTCTGGAAGATAATAAGATAGAGATTGTTGAAAGGGTCAACCCAGACTGGACACCAGATATTAAACATTGCAGGATGTGGTTTGGCTGTGATATGGGCAAAGGGTGTGTATTGCTGGGCATTCCAGGGGCCAACAAACAGTTTATCTCAGATGCAAACTACTTCTACATTTTGAGATGCAAAGGAGCAGAAAAGGACAAGGAGGAAGAACTGACAGCACAAATTTGCAGTCAGACATCAACTGAAGACCCTGGAGACTCCACTCCATTTGAAGATTCAGAAGAGTTTTGCTTTAGTGCTGAGGCCAATAACTTTGATGTTGATGATACTGACACTtacaatgaagatgatgaagaagatGAATCAGAAACAGGCTACTGGATCACCTGCTCTGCCAGTTGCAATATTGACAtcaacacctgggtccctttctatTCAACAGAACTCAACAAGCCTGCAATGATCCTGTGTTCCAGCAGGGCTGGCCACTGGGTCCACGCACAATGTATGGATCTCTCAGAAAGCATGCTCCTACATCTCTCGGAGTCAAATGTCAAGTACTTCTGCAATGAACATGTTGACCTGAATAAAGGGCTACAAACTCCCAAAAAAGTGGTGCACCTGAAAAAGCAACCTATGAAACCATTGCGCAGAAAGTCAATGATGAAGTTAACAACGCCCGTGAAAAAGTCATTTCTTCGGAGATTGTTTGAATAG
- the RAG2 gene encoding V(D)J recombination-activating protein 2 isoform X1 — MGAAGPGAGTSPQRRLKCSDIDHRMAQSADEMSLQVVSAVSNSALLQPGFSLLNFHGDVFFFGQKGWPKRSCPTGVFLLDIKQNELKLKPAFFSKDSCYLPPLRYPALCTLRSNAEPDEYQYIIHGGKTPNNDLSDKLYVMSLVSKNSKKTTFQCIEKDLGGDVPEARYGHTINVVHSRGKSISVIFGGRSYTPLVQRTTEKWNSVVDCLPSVFLIDFEFGCCTSYILPELQDGFAFHVSLARNDTVYILGGHSLQNNTRLPSLYKLKVDLPLGSPAVTCTILPGGISVSSAIVTQTSDAEFVLVGGYQSDNQKRLVCNTIVLEDNKIEIVERVNPDWTPDIKHCRMWFGCDMGKGCVLLGIPGANKQFISDANYFYILRCKGAEKDKEEELTAQICSQTSTEDPGDSTPFEDSEEFCFSAEANNFDVDDTDTYNEDDEEDESETGYWITCSASCNIDINTWVPFYSTELNKPAMILCSSRAGHWVHAQCMDLSESMLLHLSESNVKYFCNEHVDLNKGLQTPKKVVHLKKQPMKPLRRKSMMKLTTPVKKSFLRRLFE, encoded by the exons ATGGGAGCTGCCGGGCCCGGAGCCGGGACGTCGCCCCAGCGCAGACTCAAATGTTCAG ATATTGACCACAGGATGGCCCAGTCAGCAGATGAAATGTCATTGCAGGTGGTATCAGCTGTCAGTAATTCAGCCTTGCTTCAGCCAGGCTTCTCTCTCCTGAATTTTCATGGGGATGTTTTCTTTTTTGGACAGAAAGGATGGCCAAAGAGATCCTGTCCCACTGGTGTTTTCCTCCTTGATATAAAACAGAATGAGCTCAAACTGAAACCTGCCTTCTTCTCTAAAGATTCCTGTTACCTCCCCCCTTTGCGCTATCCTGCTCTTTGCACACTCAGAAGCAATGCAGAGCCTGATGAGTACCAGTATATCATTCACGGTGGGAAAACACCTAACAATGACCTTTCTGATAAGCTTTATGTTATGAGTCTGGTAAGCAAAAATAGCAAGAAAACCACGTTCCAATGCATTGAGAAAGACctgggtggagatgtccctgaaGCTAGATATGGACATACAATTAATGTAGTTCATAGCCGGGGAAAAAGCATAAGCGTTATATTTGGAGGGAGATCATATACTCCTCTGGTACAAAGAACCACTGAAAAATGGAACAGTGTAGTTGACTGTTTGCCATCTGTGTTTCTCATTGATTTTGAGTTTGGATGCTGTACATCATACATACTTCCAGAGCTTCAAGACGGATTTGCTTTCCACGTTTCACTTGCCAGAAATGATACAGTCTACATTTTGGGAGGCCATTCACTTCAAAATAACACGAGATTGCCTAGCTTGTACAAGCTAAAAGTTGATCTCCCACTGGGCAGCCCAGCTGTTACCTGCACCATCTTGCCAGGGGGGATATCTGTGTCAAGTGCTATAGTGACTCAAACCAGTGATGCTGAATTTGTCCTTGTTGGCGGGTACCAGTCTGACAACCAGAAACGGTTGGTGTGTAACACCATAGTTCTGGAAGATAATAAGATAGAGATTGTTGAAAGGGTCAACCCAGACTGGACACCAGATATTAAACATTGCAGGATGTGGTTTGGCTGTGATATGGGCAAAGGGTGTGTATTGCTGGGCATTCCAGGGGCCAACAAACAGTTTATCTCAGATGCAAACTACTTCTACATTTTGAGATGCAAAGGAGCAGAAAAGGACAAGGAGGAAGAACTGACAGCACAAATTTGCAGTCAGACATCAACTGAAGACCCTGGAGACTCCACTCCATTTGAAGATTCAGAAGAGTTTTGCTTTAGTGCTGAGGCCAATAACTTTGATGTTGATGATACTGACACTtacaatgaagatgatgaagaagatGAATCAGAAACAGGCTACTGGATCACCTGCTCTGCCAGTTGCAATATTGACAtcaacacctgggtccctttctatTCAACAGAACTCAACAAGCCTGCAATGATCCTGTGTTCCAGCAGGGCTGGCCACTGGGTCCACGCACAATGTATGGATCTCTCAGAAAGCATGCTCCTACATCTCTCGGAGTCAAATGTCAAGTACTTCTGCAATGAACATGTTGACCTGAATAAAGGGCTACAAACTCCCAAAAAAGTGGTGCACCTGAAAAAGCAACCTATGAAACCATTGCGCAGAAAGTCAATGATGAAGTTAACAACGCCCGTGAAAAAGTCATTTCTTCGGAGATTGTTTGAATAG
- the RAG2 gene encoding V(D)J recombination-activating protein 2 isoform X2 gives MRFVQVLLATLIRSKACFICFVCVSFSDIDHRMAQSADEMSLQKGWPKRSCPTGVFLLDIKQNELKLKPAFFSKDSCYLPPLRYPALCTLRSNAEPDEYQYIIHGGKTPNNDLSDKLYVMSLVSKNSKKTTFQCIEKDLGGDVPEARYGHTINVVHSRGKSISVIFGGRSYTPLVQRTTEKWNSVVDCLPSVFLIDFEFGCCTSYILPELQDGFAFHVSLARNDTVYILGGHSLQNNTRLPSLYKLKVDLPLGSPAVTCTILPGGISVSSAIVTQTSDAEFVLVGGYQSDNQKRLVCNTIVLEDNKIEIVERVNPDWTPDIKHCRMWFGCDMGKGCVLLGIPGANKQFISDANYFYILRCKGAEKDKEEELTAQICSQTSTEDPGDSTPFEDSEEFCFSAEANNFDVDDTDTYNEDDEEDESETGYWITCSASCNIDINTWVPFYSTELNKPAMILCSSRAGHWVHAQCMDLSESMLLHLSESNVKYFCNEHVDLNKGLQTPKKVVHLKKQPMKPLRRKSMMKLTTPVKKSFLRRLFE, from the exons ATGCGATTTGTTCAGGTTCTGTTAGCAACTCTCATAAGGTCTAAAGCATGTTTCATCTGTTTCGTTTGTGTTTCTTTCTCAGATATTGACCACAGGATGGCCCAGTCAGCAGATGAAATGTCATTGCAG AAAGGATGGCCAAAGAGATCCTGTCCCACTGGTGTTTTCCTCCTTGATATAAAACAGAATGAGCTCAAACTGAAACCTGCCTTCTTCTCTAAAGATTCCTGTTACCTCCCCCCTTTGCGCTATCCTGCTCTTTGCACACTCAGAAGCAATGCAGAGCCTGATGAGTACCAGTATATCATTCACGGTGGGAAAACACCTAACAATGACCTTTCTGATAAGCTTTATGTTATGAGTCTGGTAAGCAAAAATAGCAAGAAAACCACGTTCCAATGCATTGAGAAAGACctgggtggagatgtccctgaaGCTAGATATGGACATACAATTAATGTAGTTCATAGCCGGGGAAAAAGCATAAGCGTTATATTTGGAGGGAGATCATATACTCCTCTGGTACAAAGAACCACTGAAAAATGGAACAGTGTAGTTGACTGTTTGCCATCTGTGTTTCTCATTGATTTTGAGTTTGGATGCTGTACATCATACATACTTCCAGAGCTTCAAGACGGATTTGCTTTCCACGTTTCACTTGCCAGAAATGATACAGTCTACATTTTGGGAGGCCATTCACTTCAAAATAACACGAGATTGCCTAGCTTGTACAAGCTAAAAGTTGATCTCCCACTGGGCAGCCCAGCTGTTACCTGCACCATCTTGCCAGGGGGGATATCTGTGTCAAGTGCTATAGTGACTCAAACCAGTGATGCTGAATTTGTCCTTGTTGGCGGGTACCAGTCTGACAACCAGAAACGGTTGGTGTGTAACACCATAGTTCTGGAAGATAATAAGATAGAGATTGTTGAAAGGGTCAACCCAGACTGGACACCAGATATTAAACATTGCAGGATGTGGTTTGGCTGTGATATGGGCAAAGGGTGTGTATTGCTGGGCATTCCAGGGGCCAACAAACAGTTTATCTCAGATGCAAACTACTTCTACATTTTGAGATGCAAAGGAGCAGAAAAGGACAAGGAGGAAGAACTGACAGCACAAATTTGCAGTCAGACATCAACTGAAGACCCTGGAGACTCCACTCCATTTGAAGATTCAGAAGAGTTTTGCTTTAGTGCTGAGGCCAATAACTTTGATGTTGATGATACTGACACTtacaatgaagatgatgaagaagatGAATCAGAAACAGGCTACTGGATCACCTGCTCTGCCAGTTGCAATATTGACAtcaacacctgggtccctttctatTCAACAGAACTCAACAAGCCTGCAATGATCCTGTGTTCCAGCAGGGCTGGCCACTGGGTCCACGCACAATGTATGGATCTCTCAGAAAGCATGCTCCTACATCTCTCGGAGTCAAATGTCAAGTACTTCTGCAATGAACATGTTGACCTGAATAAAGGGCTACAAACTCCCAAAAAAGTGGTGCACCTGAAAAAGCAACCTATGAAACCATTGCGCAGAAAGTCAATGATGAAGTTAACAACGCCCGTGAAAAAGTCATTTCTTCGGAGATTGTTTGAATAG